A DNA window from Vanacampus margaritifer isolate UIUO_Vmar chromosome 19, RoL_Vmar_1.0, whole genome shotgun sequence contains the following coding sequences:
- the LOC144039497 gene encoding unconventional myosin-VI-like isoform X2, which produces MEDSKPVWAPHATDGFQLGTIVDIGADSLTVQPLKRDGKTFVAAVNQVFPAEDDVDKHVEDNCSLMYLNEATLLNNVRVRYSKDKIYTFVANILIAVNPYYDIPKLYSQQTIQQYRGRSLGTLPPHVYAIADKAYRDMKVLKLSQSIVVSGESGAGKTENTKFVLRYLTSSYGTGQDIDERIVEANPLLEAFGNAKTVRNNNSSRFGKFVEIHFNEKNAVVGGFVSHYLLEKSRICRQSGEERNYHIFYRLCAGAPEDIRLKFHLSSPDTFRYLNRGCTRFFASKETDKQILENRKSSEHVKAGPLKDPLLDDHGDFQRMLVAMKKIGLDDAEKLDLFRVVAGVLHLGNIDFEEAGSTSGGCSIKKQSGQTLQQCAELLGLDQLDLQGSLTSRVMLTTAGGAKGTVIKVPLKVEQANNARDALAKAVYSRLFDHVVTRVNQCFPFQSSANFIGVLDIAGFEYFEHNSFEQFCINYCNEKLQQFFNERILKEEQELYQREGLGVNEVHYVDNQDCIDLVEAKVLGILDILDEENRLPQPSDQHFTDTVHNKHKNHFRLTIPRKSKLTVHRNVRDDEGFIIRHFAGAVCYETNKFVEKNNDALHTSLECLLSESSDRFIRELFNNANNANDAKQRAGKLGFISVGNKFKTQLNILLEKLRSTGSSFIRCIKPNLKMVSHKFEGAQILSQLQCSGMVSVLDLMQGGFPSRAPFHELYNMYKKYMPPKLARLDPRLFCKALFKALGLNEKDYKFGLTRVFFRPGKFAEFDQIMKSDPDHLAELVQRVNTWIIHSRWKKVQWCALSVIKLKNKLLYRRGACIVMQKTVRMWLCKRKHKPRIDGLVKVRHLKKRMELFNEVVAGLKEGKEEMSAQVERLDADIHALMLKIKATEMRRMDIQHEYDALVVRSEQLLTDMQNKKKEEEERERLRHIQEEMEKERKRREEEERRRQEEEDERRAKAEMEVKRKQEEEERKRREEEEKRLQLEIGKQLEADREEEIARQAVLEQERRDRELALRIAQSEAELIPDESPNDAALRSTESSLPSSPERAAGSAEPKVSNLSMEEMAKEMSELLARGPQVQASKAASGANGKHQLSKWKYAELRDAINTSCDIELLAACREEFHRRLKVYHAWKSKNKKRNADTEQRAPKSVTDYAQQNAVPPVPARQYEVSLNRQQRFFRIPFIRPGDQYKDPQGKKKGWWYAHFDGPWIARQMELHPDKHPIILVAGKDDMEMCELSLDETGLSRKRGAEILPRQFEEIWERCGGIQYLRSAIQNRQARPTYATAMLQATFK; this is translated from the exons ATGGAGGACAGCAAGCCCGTGTGGGCGCCGCACGCCACCGACGGCTTCCAGCTGGGAACCATCGTGGACATCGGCGCCGACAGCCTCACCGTCCAGCCCCTCAAGCGCGATGGCAAG ACGTTCGTGGCTGCCGTCAATCAAGTGTTCCCCGCCGAGGATGACGTGGACAAACACGTCGAGGACAACT GTTCTTTGATGTACCTCAACGAAGCCACGCTGCTCAACAACGTGCGCGTCCGATACAGCAAAGACAAAATCTAC ACCTTCGTGGCCAACATCCTGATCGCCGTCAACCCGTACTACGACATCCCCAAGCTGTACTCGCAGCAGACCATCCAGCAGTACCGCGGACGCTCGCTGGGGACGCTCCCGCCGCACGTCTACGCTATCG CCGACAAGGCCTACAGGGACATGAAGGTTCTGAAGCTGAGTCAGTCCATCGTGGTGTCGGGGGAGTCCGGCGCCGGCAAGACGGAAAACACCAAGTTTGTGCTCAG GTACTTGACGTCGTCGTACGGGACGGGTCAGGACATCGACGAGAGGATTGTTGAGG CAAACCCTTTGTTGGAAGCCTTCGGGAACGCCAAGACGGTTCggaacaacaacagcagccGCTTTGGGAAGTTTGTGGAAATACACTTCAATGAAAAG AACGCGGTGGTTGGCGGTTTCGTGTCGCACTACCTTCTGGAGAAGTCTCGCATCTGCCGCCAGAGCGGCGAGGAGAGGAACTACCACATCTTCTACCGCCTTTGCGCCGGAGCGCCCGAGGACATTCGCCTCAAGTTTCACCTCAGCTCGCCGGATACGTTCAGG TATCTGAACAGAGGATGCACTCGCTTCTTCGCATCCAAGGAGACGGACAAGCAGATCCTGGAGAACCGCAAGAGTTCGGAG CACGTGAAGGCGGGCCCGCTGAAGGACCCCCTGCTGGACGACCACGGCGACTTCCAGCGCATGCTGGTGGCCATGAAGAAGATCGGCCTGGACGACGCGGAGAAGCTGGACTTGTTCCGCGTGGTGGCCGGCGTGCTGCACCTCGGCAACATCGACTTTGAGGAGGCGGGAAGCACCTCAG GCGGCTGCAGCATCAAGAAGCAGTCGGGTCAAACGCTGCAACAGTGCGCTGAGCTGCTGGGTCTGGACCAGCTGGACCTGCAAGGAAGTCTCACCTCCAGGGTCATGCTCACCACAGCAGGGGGCGCCAAAGGAACCGTCATCAA GGTTCCGTTGAAAGTGGAGCAGGCCAACAACGCCCGCGACGCTTTGGCCAAGGCGGTCTACAGCCGGCTCTTCGACCACGTGGTCACCAGGGTCAACCAGTGCTTCCCTTTCCAGTCGTCTGCCAACTTCATCGGCGTCTTGGACATCGCCGGCTTTG AGTACTTTGAGCACAACAGCTTCGAGCAGTTCTGCATCAACTACTGCAACGAGAAGTTGCAGCAGTTCTTCAACGAGCGCATCCTCAAAGAG GAACAAGAACTGTACCAGAGGGAGGGTCTGGGAGTCAACGAGGTTCACTACGTGGACAACCAGGACTGCATCG ACCTGGTGGAGGCCAAAGTGCTGGGGATCTTGGACATCCTGGATGAGGAAAACCGGCTGCCGCAGCCCAGCGACCAGCACTTCACCGACACGGTCCACAACAAGCACAAGAACCACTTCCGCTTGACC ATACCGAGGAAGTCCAAGCTGACGGTCCACAGAAACGTGAGGGACGACGAAGGATTCATCATCAGGCACTTCGCAGGCGCCGTCTGCTACGAGACC AACAAGTTTGTGGAGAAGAACAACGACGCCCTGCACACCTCGCTGGAATGTCTGCTGAGCGAGTCCAGCGACCGATTCATCCGAGAACTCTTCAACAACGCCAACAACGCCAACGACGCCAAGCAGAGGGCCGGAAAACTCGGATTCATCAGCGTGGGAAACAAGTTCAAG ACTCAGCTGAATATTCTGCTGGAAAAGCTGCGCAGTACG GGTTCCAGTTTCATCCGCTGCATCAAGCCCAACTTGAAGATGGTCAGTCACAAGTTTGAAGGCGCGCAGATCCTCTCCCAGCTGCAGTGCTCAG GTATGGTGTCTGTGCTGGACCTGATGCAGGGCGGCTTCCCCTCCAGGGCTCCTTTCCACGAACTCTACAACATGTACAAGAAGTACATGCCGCCCAAACTGGCACGTCTGGACCCGCGCCTCTTCTGCAAG GCCTTGTTCAAAGCGTTGGGACTGAACGAGAAGGACTACAAGTTTGGATTGACTCGGGTGTTCTTCCGACCCGGCAAG TTTGCCGAGTTTGACCAGATTATGAAGTCGGACCCGGATCACCTGGCGGAACTGGTGCAGCGTGTCAACACCTGGATCATCCACAGCCGCTGGAAGAAGGTCCAGTGGTGCGCGCTGTCCGTCATCAAGC tGAAGAACAAGCTGCTGTACCGGCGCGGCGCGTGCATCGTCATGCAGAAGACGGTGCGCATGTGGCTGTGCAAGAGGAAGCACAAACCGCG GATCGACGGGCTGGTCAAGGTGCGCCACCTGAAGAAGAGGATGGAGCTCTTCAACGAGGTGGTGGCGGGACTCAAGGAAGGCAAAGAGGAGATGAGCGCTCAGGTGGAGCGGCTGGACGCCGACATCCACGCCCTCATGCTCAAAATCAAG GCCACCGAGATGCGGCGCATGGACATCCAGCACGAATACGACGCCCTGGTGGTGCGCTCGGAGCAGCTGCTGACCGACATGCAGaacaagaagaaggaggaggaagagcgcGAGCGTCTGCGCCACATACAGGAGGAGATGGAgaaggagaggaagaggagggaggaggaagagcgCCGCcgccaggaggaggaagacgagagACGCGC CAAAGCTGAGATGGAGGTGAAGAGGaagcaggaagaggaggagaggaagcggagggaagaggaggagaagaggtTGCAG ctgGAAATCGGGAAGCAGCTCGAGGCGGATCGCGAGGAGGAAATCGCGCGGCAGGCGGTTCTGGAGCAGGAAAGGCGGGACCGAGAGCTGGCGCTGAGGATCGCGCAGAGCGAAGCCGAACTCATACCGGACGAGTCGCCCAACGACGCCGCACTGCGCAG CACCGAGTCGTCGCTTCCGTCGTCTCCTGAACGAGCAGC cgGTTCTGCTGAGCCCAAAGTGTCCAATTTGAGCAT GGAGGAGATGGCGAAGGAAATGAGCGAGCTTCTGGCGAG AGGTCCTCAAGTTCAGGCGAGCAAAGCGGCCAGCGGCGCAAACGGCAAACATCAACTTAGCAAGTGGAAGTACGCCGAACTCAGGGACGCTATCAACACTTCCTGTG ACATCGAGCTGCTGGCGGCGTGCCGCGAGGAGTTCCACCGCCGGCTGAAGGTCTACCACGCCTGGAAGtccaagaacaaaaaaaggaatgcaGACACGGAGCAGCGGGCACCCAAATCAGTCACCGACTACG ccCAGCAGAACGCGGTCCCCCCTGTGCCGGCCCGCCAGTATGAAGTGTCCCTCAACCGGCAGCAGCGTTTCTTCCGCATTCCTTTCATCCGGCCGGGCGACCAATACAAAGACCCGCAGGGTAAGAAGAAGGGCTGGTGGTACGCCCACTTTGACGGGCCCTGGATCGCTCGGCAGATGGAGCTGCACCCCGACAAGCACCCCATCATCCTCGTGGCCG GCAAAGACGACATGGAGATGTGCGAGCTGAGTCTGGACGAGACGGGCCTGTCGCGCAAAAGGGGTGCCGAGATCCTGCCCCGGCAGTTTGAGGAGATCTGGGAGCGCTGCGGCGGCATCCAGTACCTGCGCAGTGCCATCCAGAACCGGCAGGCGCGGCCCACCTACGCCACCGCCATGCTGCAGGCCACCTTCAAGTGA
- the LOC144039497 gene encoding unconventional myosin-VI-like isoform X3, producing MEDSKPVWAPHATDGFQLGTIVDIGADSLTVQPLKRDGKTFVAAVNQVFPAEDDVDKHVEDNCSLMYLNEATLLNNVRVRYSKDKIYTFVANILIAVNPYYDIPKLYSQQTIQQYRGRSLGTLPPHVYAIADKAYRDMKVLKLSQSIVVSGESGAGKTENTKFVLRYLTSSYGTGQDIDERIVEANPLLEAFGNAKTVRNNNSSRFGKFVEIHFNEKNAVVGGFVSHYLLEKSRICRQSGEERNYHIFYRLCAGAPEDIRLKFHLSSPDTFRYLNRGCTRFFASKETDKQILENRKSSEHVKAGPLKDPLLDDHGDFQRMLVAMKKIGLDDAEKLDLFRVVAGVLHLGNIDFEEAGSTSGGCSIKKQSGQTLQQCAELLGLDQLDLQGSLTSRVMLTTAGGAKGTVIKVPLKVEQANNARDALAKAVYSRLFDHVVTRVNQCFPFQSSANFIGVLDIAGFEYFEHNSFEQFCINYCNEKLQQFFNERILKEEQELYQREGLGVNEVHYVDNQDCIDLVEAKVLGILDILDEENRLPQPSDQHFTDTVHNKHKNHFRLTIPRKSKLTVHRNVRDDEGFIIRHFAGAVCYETNKFVEKNNDALHTSLECLLSESSDRFIRELFNNANNANDAKQRAGKLGFISVGNKFKTQLNILLEKLRSTGSSFIRCIKPNLKMVSHKFEGAQILSQLQCSGMVSVLDLMQGGFPSRAPFHELYNMYKKYMPPKLARLDPRLFCKALFKALGLNEKDYKFGLTRVFFRPGKFAEFDQIMKSDPDHLAELVQRVNTWIIHSRWKKVQWCALSVIKLKNKLLYRRGACIVMQKTVRMWLCKRKHKPRIDGLVKVRHLKKRMELFNEVVAGLKEGKEEMSAQVERLDADIHALMLKIKATEMRRMDIQHEYDALVVRSEQLLTDMQNKKKEEEERERLRHIQEEMEKERKRREEEERRRQEEEDERRAKAEMEVKRKQEEEERKRREEEEKRLQLEIGKQLEADREEEIARQAVLEQERRDRELALRIAQSEAELIPDESPNDAALRSTESSLPSSPERAAGPQVQASKAASGANGKHQLSKWKYAELRDAINTSCDIELLAACREEFHRRLKVYHAWKSKNKKRNADTEQRAPKSVTDYGGAPPVIKGRTSQQNAVPPVPARQYEVSLNRQQRFFRIPFIRPGDQYKDPQGKKKGWWYAHFDGPWIARQMELHPDKHPIILVAGKDDMEMCELSLDETGLSRKRGAEILPRQFEEIWERCGGIQYLRSAIQNRQARPTYATAMLQATFK from the exons ATGGAGGACAGCAAGCCCGTGTGGGCGCCGCACGCCACCGACGGCTTCCAGCTGGGAACCATCGTGGACATCGGCGCCGACAGCCTCACCGTCCAGCCCCTCAAGCGCGATGGCAAG ACGTTCGTGGCTGCCGTCAATCAAGTGTTCCCCGCCGAGGATGACGTGGACAAACACGTCGAGGACAACT GTTCTTTGATGTACCTCAACGAAGCCACGCTGCTCAACAACGTGCGCGTCCGATACAGCAAAGACAAAATCTAC ACCTTCGTGGCCAACATCCTGATCGCCGTCAACCCGTACTACGACATCCCCAAGCTGTACTCGCAGCAGACCATCCAGCAGTACCGCGGACGCTCGCTGGGGACGCTCCCGCCGCACGTCTACGCTATCG CCGACAAGGCCTACAGGGACATGAAGGTTCTGAAGCTGAGTCAGTCCATCGTGGTGTCGGGGGAGTCCGGCGCCGGCAAGACGGAAAACACCAAGTTTGTGCTCAG GTACTTGACGTCGTCGTACGGGACGGGTCAGGACATCGACGAGAGGATTGTTGAGG CAAACCCTTTGTTGGAAGCCTTCGGGAACGCCAAGACGGTTCggaacaacaacagcagccGCTTTGGGAAGTTTGTGGAAATACACTTCAATGAAAAG AACGCGGTGGTTGGCGGTTTCGTGTCGCACTACCTTCTGGAGAAGTCTCGCATCTGCCGCCAGAGCGGCGAGGAGAGGAACTACCACATCTTCTACCGCCTTTGCGCCGGAGCGCCCGAGGACATTCGCCTCAAGTTTCACCTCAGCTCGCCGGATACGTTCAGG TATCTGAACAGAGGATGCACTCGCTTCTTCGCATCCAAGGAGACGGACAAGCAGATCCTGGAGAACCGCAAGAGTTCGGAG CACGTGAAGGCGGGCCCGCTGAAGGACCCCCTGCTGGACGACCACGGCGACTTCCAGCGCATGCTGGTGGCCATGAAGAAGATCGGCCTGGACGACGCGGAGAAGCTGGACTTGTTCCGCGTGGTGGCCGGCGTGCTGCACCTCGGCAACATCGACTTTGAGGAGGCGGGAAGCACCTCAG GCGGCTGCAGCATCAAGAAGCAGTCGGGTCAAACGCTGCAACAGTGCGCTGAGCTGCTGGGTCTGGACCAGCTGGACCTGCAAGGAAGTCTCACCTCCAGGGTCATGCTCACCACAGCAGGGGGCGCCAAAGGAACCGTCATCAA GGTTCCGTTGAAAGTGGAGCAGGCCAACAACGCCCGCGACGCTTTGGCCAAGGCGGTCTACAGCCGGCTCTTCGACCACGTGGTCACCAGGGTCAACCAGTGCTTCCCTTTCCAGTCGTCTGCCAACTTCATCGGCGTCTTGGACATCGCCGGCTTTG AGTACTTTGAGCACAACAGCTTCGAGCAGTTCTGCATCAACTACTGCAACGAGAAGTTGCAGCAGTTCTTCAACGAGCGCATCCTCAAAGAG GAACAAGAACTGTACCAGAGGGAGGGTCTGGGAGTCAACGAGGTTCACTACGTGGACAACCAGGACTGCATCG ACCTGGTGGAGGCCAAAGTGCTGGGGATCTTGGACATCCTGGATGAGGAAAACCGGCTGCCGCAGCCCAGCGACCAGCACTTCACCGACACGGTCCACAACAAGCACAAGAACCACTTCCGCTTGACC ATACCGAGGAAGTCCAAGCTGACGGTCCACAGAAACGTGAGGGACGACGAAGGATTCATCATCAGGCACTTCGCAGGCGCCGTCTGCTACGAGACC AACAAGTTTGTGGAGAAGAACAACGACGCCCTGCACACCTCGCTGGAATGTCTGCTGAGCGAGTCCAGCGACCGATTCATCCGAGAACTCTTCAACAACGCCAACAACGCCAACGACGCCAAGCAGAGGGCCGGAAAACTCGGATTCATCAGCGTGGGAAACAAGTTCAAG ACTCAGCTGAATATTCTGCTGGAAAAGCTGCGCAGTACG GGTTCCAGTTTCATCCGCTGCATCAAGCCCAACTTGAAGATGGTCAGTCACAAGTTTGAAGGCGCGCAGATCCTCTCCCAGCTGCAGTGCTCAG GTATGGTGTCTGTGCTGGACCTGATGCAGGGCGGCTTCCCCTCCAGGGCTCCTTTCCACGAACTCTACAACATGTACAAGAAGTACATGCCGCCCAAACTGGCACGTCTGGACCCGCGCCTCTTCTGCAAG GCCTTGTTCAAAGCGTTGGGACTGAACGAGAAGGACTACAAGTTTGGATTGACTCGGGTGTTCTTCCGACCCGGCAAG TTTGCCGAGTTTGACCAGATTATGAAGTCGGACCCGGATCACCTGGCGGAACTGGTGCAGCGTGTCAACACCTGGATCATCCACAGCCGCTGGAAGAAGGTCCAGTGGTGCGCGCTGTCCGTCATCAAGC tGAAGAACAAGCTGCTGTACCGGCGCGGCGCGTGCATCGTCATGCAGAAGACGGTGCGCATGTGGCTGTGCAAGAGGAAGCACAAACCGCG GATCGACGGGCTGGTCAAGGTGCGCCACCTGAAGAAGAGGATGGAGCTCTTCAACGAGGTGGTGGCGGGACTCAAGGAAGGCAAAGAGGAGATGAGCGCTCAGGTGGAGCGGCTGGACGCCGACATCCACGCCCTCATGCTCAAAATCAAG GCCACCGAGATGCGGCGCATGGACATCCAGCACGAATACGACGCCCTGGTGGTGCGCTCGGAGCAGCTGCTGACCGACATGCAGaacaagaagaaggaggaggaagagcgcGAGCGTCTGCGCCACATACAGGAGGAGATGGAgaaggagaggaagaggagggaggaggaagagcgCCGCcgccaggaggaggaagacgagagACGCGC CAAAGCTGAGATGGAGGTGAAGAGGaagcaggaagaggaggagaggaagcggagggaagaggaggagaagaggtTGCAG ctgGAAATCGGGAAGCAGCTCGAGGCGGATCGCGAGGAGGAAATCGCGCGGCAGGCGGTTCTGGAGCAGGAAAGGCGGGACCGAGAGCTGGCGCTGAGGATCGCGCAGAGCGAAGCCGAACTCATACCGGACGAGTCGCCCAACGACGCCGCACTGCGCAG CACCGAGTCGTCGCTTCCGTCGTCTCCTGAACGAGCAGC AGGTCCTCAAGTTCAGGCGAGCAAAGCGGCCAGCGGCGCAAACGGCAAACATCAACTTAGCAAGTGGAAGTACGCCGAACTCAGGGACGCTATCAACACTTCCTGTG ACATCGAGCTGCTGGCGGCGTGCCGCGAGGAGTTCCACCGCCGGCTGAAGGTCTACCACGCCTGGAAGtccaagaacaaaaaaaggaatgcaGACACGGAGCAGCGGGCACCCAAATCAGTCACCGACTACG gtgGTGCACCACCTGTGATTAAAGGCCGTACGT ccCAGCAGAACGCGGTCCCCCCTGTGCCGGCCCGCCAGTATGAAGTGTCCCTCAACCGGCAGCAGCGTTTCTTCCGCATTCCTTTCATCCGGCCGGGCGACCAATACAAAGACCCGCAGGGTAAGAAGAAGGGCTGGTGGTACGCCCACTTTGACGGGCCCTGGATCGCTCGGCAGATGGAGCTGCACCCCGACAAGCACCCCATCATCCTCGTGGCCG GCAAAGACGACATGGAGATGTGCGAGCTGAGTCTGGACGAGACGGGCCTGTCGCGCAAAAGGGGTGCCGAGATCCTGCCCCGGCAGTTTGAGGAGATCTGGGAGCGCTGCGGCGGCATCCAGTACCTGCGCAGTGCCATCCAGAACCGGCAGGCGCGGCCCACCTACGCCACCGCCATGCTGCAGGCCACCTTCAAGTGA